A stretch of the Geovibrio thiophilus genome encodes the following:
- a CDS encoding nickel-dependent hydrogenase large subunit: MGKRITIDPITRIEGHLRIDVEVDGGQVTKAWSSAQMWRGIEKILMGRDPRDAWVFAQRFCGVCTTVHAISSIRSLEAAMNVDVPVNGQLIRNMMIAQHSVQDHIVHFYHLSALDWVDIVSALSASPKKTAAIAQSLSDWPGNSVTEFAAVKEKLKSFVATGKLGIFGSGYWGHPAMKLSPEVNLMAVAHYLKALDYQRKAAQAVAILGGKNPHIQNLCLGGVATAVNVDNQATLNMERFAQLRVLMTETRDFVKKVLFPDVVAIGSMYKDWFKYGKGVNNYLAVPEFPLDEKMTKFDMNGGIVFNSEFNKMRVLKDHKDAYLIDNVTESVAHAWYEDGAPKNPFEGVTEPNYTDFSENGKYSWSKAPRLADKPVQVGPVAQILASYYNKDKEVVDLVNSSVKTLGISVGDLESTMGRHVTRAIRSVVMADKSLKYLDMLIENLAKGETAYANHVEMPMGEYRGVGFHEAPRGTLSHWIVIKDKKIANYQAVVPSTWNAGPRDEKGQAGPYEASLVGNPVADAHQPLEVIRTIHSFDPCIACAVHSIDPEGKELTNIKVR; this comes from the coding sequence ATGGGAAAAAGAATAACGATTGACCCTATTACCCGTATAGAAGGACACCTCAGAATAGATGTTGAGGTGGACGGCGGTCAGGTTACTAAGGCATGGTCCTCTGCGCAGATGTGGAGAGGGATCGAGAAGATCCTTATGGGGCGTGACCCCAGAGACGCATGGGTTTTCGCGCAGAGATTCTGCGGTGTCTGCACCACTGTACACGCTATAAGCTCAATCCGCTCCCTTGAAGCGGCTATGAACGTTGACGTTCCAGTTAACGGTCAGCTCATAAGAAACATGATGATAGCTCAGCACTCCGTACAGGATCATATAGTGCATTTCTATCACCTCTCCGCTCTTGACTGGGTGGACATTGTTTCCGCTCTTTCAGCCAGCCCCAAGAAAACCGCTGCCATAGCTCAGAGCCTTTCCGACTGGCCCGGCAACAGCGTTACTGAATTCGCCGCTGTAAAAGAAAAGCTTAAAAGCTTCGTTGCCACAGGCAAGCTCGGCATCTTCGGCTCAGGCTACTGGGGGCACCCCGCAATGAAACTCAGCCCCGAAGTGAACCTTATGGCTGTTGCTCATTACCTTAAAGCCCTTGACTACCAGAGAAAAGCGGCTCAGGCTGTGGCTATTCTCGGCGGTAAAAACCCCCACATACAGAACCTCTGCCTCGGCGGTGTAGCCACTGCCGTTAACGTGGACAATCAGGCAACGCTTAACATGGAGAGATTCGCTCAGCTTCGTGTTCTCATGACCGAAACAAGAGACTTCGTGAAAAAAGTTCTCTTTCCTGATGTCGTGGCTATCGGCTCTATGTACAAGGACTGGTTCAAATACGGCAAAGGCGTGAATAACTATCTTGCTGTACCGGAATTTCCTCTTGATGAAAAAATGACTAAGTTCGACATGAACGGCGGAATAGTTTTCAACAGCGAGTTCAATAAAATGAGAGTCCTTAAAGATCACAAGGACGCTTACCTTATTGATAACGTTACCGAATCCGTCGCTCACGCGTGGTACGAGGACGGCGCGCCCAAGAATCCTTTTGAAGGCGTTACCGAGCCCAATTACACAGACTTCAGCGAAAACGGCAAATACTCATGGTCAAAAGCGCCCAGACTCGCCGACAAGCCTGTGCAGGTAGGTCCCGTTGCTCAGATCCTTGCATCTTACTACAACAAGGACAAAGAGGTTGTTGACCTTGTCAACTCATCGGTTAAAACTCTCGGCATAAGCGTGGGCGACCTTGAGTCCACCATGGGAAGACACGTTACAAGAGCAATCCGCTCTGTTGTAATGGCTGACAAATCACTTAAATACCTTGATATGCTCATTGAAAACCTTGCAAAAGGCGAAACTGCGTACGCGAACCATGTTGAAATGCCCATGGGAGAATACAGAGGCGTAGGCTTCCACGAAGCTCCCAGAGGAACACTTTCACACTGGATCGTTATTAAAGATAAAAAAATTGCCAACTATCAGGCGGTTGTGCCTTCGACATGGAACGCCGGTCCCAGAGACGAAAAAGGACAGGCAGGTCCCTATGAGGCGAGTCTTGTAGGCAACCCCGTTGCTGACGCCCATCAGCCCCTTGAGGTGATACGGACAATCCACTCCTTCGACCCCTGCATTGCGTGCGCCGTGCACTCAATCGACCCCGAAGGAAAAGAACTTACAAACATAAAAGTAAGATAA
- a CDS encoding type II secretion system protein: protein MNAAAVPEKGFSLIELIFVIVVIGFLASFGYGMMNNAKNFSSERNTDAALNEVLLRASSEAAAARRMPTPSFFGEIKDGYGRNLRIMTADSADICSGSGGIPVTLCRNADCTEKEVFDGAAVFAVSAGEDGVFTTIADQTAVTVYPASQSNDDKTGWTGLNEIARHANCGEAFKIVTPQLPPVYSGSLYTAEIQSVPPAEKWCAESDPETAAMLNIRTDCSDESSYTEGSSLLISSFADVFSTPSVREVKAYALTGGRRASAVYAVPFYQAGFSPPQDHGFRLRTDNLSISNAEGGQGEGISPAEDENGDTTGFEVEGNPSAKSVCMWINNTFSLNEVFRMYYEVRTGYSDSDPLSTESSFGGYGLIVYPADQAGENMKCGLSGSSGLGYGGLSFDGLGFVLETDLYPDRNLDFSLYPSPNHLAVIPCAYPSGSKKICLGAHLSSVVPSCPDDSGCAEPDSSSVNWLEDKAVHPMRLEIHSGYADGACSSKSADGDYMLVKAWTDCKLCSELSYNYSGEKPSVSQCIPSGGGRMKSFRLGFTFGGETGSLLSFQNMLLSIR from the coding sequence GGACGCCGCACTGAATGAAGTTCTGCTCCGTGCCTCTTCGGAAGCGGCGGCTGCCCGCCGTATGCCGACCCCGTCATTTTTCGGTGAAATCAAAGACGGCTACGGAAGAAACCTGCGGATAATGACCGCTGATTCCGCCGACATCTGCTCAGGCTCAGGCGGCATACCCGTTACACTGTGTCGAAACGCAGACTGCACAGAGAAGGAAGTCTTTGACGGAGCAGCCGTTTTTGCTGTTAGCGCCGGAGAGGACGGAGTATTCACAACAATTGCAGACCAAACCGCCGTAACTGTCTACCCCGCTTCGCAGTCCAATGACGACAAAACCGGATGGACAGGCTTAAACGAAATAGCCCGGCACGCAAACTGCGGAGAGGCGTTTAAAATCGTCACGCCGCAGCTTCCTCCTGTTTACAGCGGCAGCCTCTACACCGCAGAGATTCAGTCTGTTCCCCCGGCAGAAAAATGGTGTGCGGAATCTGATCCTGAAACAGCCGCTATGCTGAATATAAGGACTGACTGCTCTGATGAATCTTCCTATACCGAAGGCAGCTCACTGTTGATCTCATCCTTCGCTGATGTGTTCAGCACGCCGTCCGTCCGTGAAGTCAAGGCTTACGCTCTCACAGGCGGGCGCAGGGCATCGGCGGTATACGCTGTGCCGTTCTATCAGGCGGGCTTCTCCCCTCCTCAGGATCATGGCTTCAGGCTCCGCACAGACAATCTGTCGATCAGCAACGCAGAGGGCGGACAGGGAGAAGGAATATCTCCCGCTGAGGACGAAAACGGAGACACAACCGGTTTTGAGGTGGAGGGAAACCCTTCCGCTAAATCTGTGTGCATGTGGATAAACAATACATTCAGCCTCAATGAGGTATTCAGGATGTATTATGAGGTCAGAACGGGCTACAGCGACAGCGATCCTCTCAGCACCGAATCCTCCTTCGGCGGCTACGGGCTGATTGTTTATCCGGCGGATCAGGCAGGGGAAAATATGAAATGCGGACTTTCCGGCTCATCCGGTCTCGGTTACGGAGGCTTAAGCTTCGACGGACTGGGCTTCGTTCTGGAAACAGACCTTTACCCCGACAGAAATCTGGATTTTTCGCTGTATCCTTCACCGAATCACCTTGCTGTTATCCCCTGCGCTTACCCTTCGGGCAGCAAAAAAATATGTCTCGGAGCTCATCTCAGCTCCGTGGTGCCTTCATGTCCGGATGATTCCGGCTGCGCCGAACCTGATTCATCATCCGTAAACTGGCTGGAGGATAAAGCGGTTCATCCGATGCGCCTTGAGATACATTCAGGCTATGCGGACGGAGCCTGCTCCTCCAAATCCGCCGATGGAGATTATATGCTTGTCAAGGCATGGACAGACTGCAAGCTCTGCTCTGAGCTTTCGTACAATTACTCCGGTGAAAAACCCTCGGTTTCCCAATGTATCCCCTCGGGCGGAGGGAGAATGAAAAGCTTCCGGCTGGGCTTCACCTTCGGAGGAGAAACTGGCTCGCTGCTCTCCTTTCAAAACATGCTGCTGTCAATCCGGTAG
- the hybA gene encoding hydrogenase 2 operon protein HybA: MMKKTRREFIKLAALSGAGIAAAPLAAEASAPIAANEEAVGMLYDATLCVGCKACVASCKNVNDMDAAPAPNDADRLWDAPEDLDYRTRNIIKLYKDGEGDFSYVKYQCMHCIKPSCVSACPVGAMQQEKGRGIVFYDKDICIGCRYCQVACPFNIPKFEWPKAFPKIVKCDLCKFTNLKDKGIPACCDVCPTKAVIFGKRDFLLAEAKKRIAENPDKYQKEIYGEFEVGGTNVIYIAGETFDNLGFRELEHDSNAAFSENIQHTIYKGFVAPVALYGFLAFVALKNRKNHHGHGHGHDAKHEDKHGSEK, translated from the coding sequence ATGATGAAGAAGACGAGGCGTGAGTTTATAAAACTCGCGGCTCTCAGCGGCGCAGGAATTGCTGCCGCTCCGCTGGCGGCGGAAGCTTCTGCTCCCATCGCCGCAAATGAAGAAGCCGTGGGTATGCTTTACGATGCCACGCTCTGCGTCGGCTGTAAGGCATGCGTAGCGAGTTGTAAAAATGTCAACGATATGGACGCGGCTCCCGCGCCCAATGACGCTGACAGACTTTGGGACGCTCCCGAAGACCTCGACTACAGGACAAGAAACATAATAAAACTTTATAAAGACGGTGAAGGTGACTTCTCATACGTGAAGTACCAGTGCATGCACTGCATCAAGCCTTCATGCGTTTCCGCCTGCCCTGTTGGCGCAATGCAGCAGGAAAAGGGCAGAGGCATCGTCTTCTACGATAAAGACATCTGCATCGGCTGCCGCTATTGTCAGGTTGCCTGCCCGTTCAACATTCCTAAGTTTGAATGGCCCAAGGCTTTCCCGAAAATAGTGAAATGTGACCTCTGCAAATTTACCAACCTTAAGGATAAAGGCATTCCGGCATGCTGTGATGTTTGCCCCACGAAGGCGGTAATCTTCGGCAAAAGGGACTTCCTCCTTGCCGAAGCTAAAAAGAGGATTGCTGAAAACCCTGATAAATATCAGAAAGAGATATACGGAGAGTTTGAAGTCGGCGGAACAAACGTTATCTATATCGCCGGTGAAACTTTCGACAATCTCGGTTTCAGAGAGCTTGAGCATGACTCAAACGCAGCTTTCTCCGAAAACATTCAGCACACGATTTACAAAGGCTTCGTAGCGCCTGTGGCTCTTTACGGTTTCCTCGCTTTCGTAGCGCTTAAGAACCGCAAAAATCACCATGGTCACGGACACGGGCACGATGCCAAACACGAGGATAAACATGGTTCCGAAAAGTAA
- the hybB gene encoding Ni/Fe-hydrogenase cytochrome b subunit: MALHREKILTPSFWVLLAFTVIGFYCIGLRYVMGIGAVSNLSDGFPWGIWIAYDVATGTALACGGYALAIVIYIMNGWKYHPLIRSAIVTSLFGYALAGFSVMVDLGRYWNAYSFFMPSRWQVNSVMFEVAVCVMAYNVVLAIELLPAILERFVHSKNPRFPKLKEYARKVYPKLDKILIFFIVLGITLPTMHQSSLGSMMIIAGSKLNPIWQTGFLPILFLINAMYIGYSVIIFESTLSSVVFGRPFEKEVRVIAKVVPYLTAAWLIIRFADLYHRGHLSTAFSGDYYSKMFLVETLLIAGGAYMLTWKHFRMSPRWVFVSAVMLCVGGSWYRFSVYIIGFNPAKGWEYFPSLPEFFITLGLVAFEILGYMVLVKMFPIMPNLEGHKKNA; encoded by the coding sequence ATGGCACTACACCGTGAGAAGATTCTCACCCCGTCTTTCTGGGTGCTTCTTGCCTTCACGGTAATCGGCTTCTACTGCATCGGTCTCCGTTATGTAATGGGTATCGGCGCTGTGAGTAACCTTTCGGACGGTTTCCCGTGGGGTATCTGGATCGCCTATGACGTTGCCACCGGTACGGCTCTTGCCTGCGGCGGTTATGCTCTCGCGATCGTGATCTACATCATGAACGGCTGGAAATATCACCCCCTTATCCGTTCTGCGATCGTTACATCACTCTTCGGCTACGCCCTCGCGGGCTTCTCCGTTATGGTGGATCTCGGAAGATACTGGAACGCTTACAGCTTCTTCATGCCTTCACGCTGGCAGGTAAACTCGGTAATGTTTGAGGTTGCGGTCTGCGTTATGGCGTACAACGTGGTTCTTGCCATTGAGCTTCTTCCTGCGATTCTGGAAAGGTTCGTGCACTCCAAGAATCCCCGTTTTCCGAAACTCAAGGAATATGCCAGAAAAGTATACCCTAAGCTTGATAAGATACTTATCTTCTTCATAGTTCTGGGTATCACGCTTCCCACTATGCACCAGTCCTCATTGGGCTCTATGATGATTATCGCCGGGTCAAAACTGAACCCCATATGGCAGACGGGCTTTCTCCCGATCCTTTTCCTCATAAACGCCATGTACATAGGCTACTCAGTGATCATTTTTGAATCCACACTGTCATCTGTTGTTTTCGGGAGACCGTTTGAGAAAGAGGTAAGGGTAATAGCTAAAGTTGTTCCCTACCTCACTGCGGCATGGCTTATTATCCGCTTTGCAGACCTCTATCACAGAGGACACCTCTCAACGGCTTTTTCAGGAGACTACTATTCAAAAATGTTCCTCGTCGAAACACTGCTCATAGCCGGCGGTGCTTACATGCTGACATGGAAGCATTTCAGAATGTCGCCGAGATGGGTCTTCGTATCCGCCGTTATGCTCTGCGTAGGCGGTTCATGGTACAGGTTCAGCGTTTACATCATCGGCTTCAACCCCGCTAAGGGATGGGAATATTTCCCCTCACTGCCTGAGTTTTTCATAACCCTCGGTCTCGTGGCTTTTGAAATCCTCGGCTACATGGTGCTGGTGAAAATGTTCCCCATCATGCCCAACCTTGAAGGGCACAAGAAGAACGCTTAA
- a CDS encoding HyaD/HybD family hydrogenase maturation endopeptidase: MNVLVFGAGNILLGDEGFGVHMIQHMEKKFGAHANVELYDGGTMGIFATHKLEEAEHIIIIDTLDADGEPGEIRTYGLDDIRLNKIPAKMSPHQIGLQEVLLISEVRGKVPESVKLLGIIPKSLESGIDLSPELQGKVAVVEELILEELGSHGITLERRKDA, encoded by the coding sequence ATGAACGTACTTGTATTCGGTGCAGGAAACATTTTGCTTGGTGACGAAGGTTTCGGCGTGCACATGATCCAACACATGGAGAAAAAATTCGGGGCACACGCGAACGTGGAACTCTATGACGGCGGAACAATGGGCATTTTTGCCACCCATAAGCTGGAGGAAGCCGAGCACATCATCATCATAGACACTCTTGATGCAGACGGTGAGCCCGGGGAGATACGTACATACGGTCTTGATGACATAAGACTCAACAAGATTCCCGCCAAGATGTCTCCCCACCAGATAGGTTTGCAGGAAGTTCTGCTCATCAGCGAAGTGCGCGGGAAAGTGCCCGAAAGCGTGAAGCTTCTGGGCATAATCCCCAAATCTCTCGAAAGCGGCATCGATCTCAGCCCTGAGCTTCAGGGAAAGGTTGCGGTTGTTGAAGAGCTTATTCTCGAAGAATTAGGTTCTCACGGCATCACTCTGGAAAGGAGAAAGGACGCTTAG